The DNA segment TAACTATATCGCCTGCAAATGGTATTACTGCTGTGTGGCGAATAATACCGTCTTCAAAAATAGCAATGTCGGTAGTACCACCGCCAATATCTACCAATGCAACTCCGGCTTCCATTTCCTCTGCTTTTAATACGGATGCAGACGATGCTAATGGCTCTAAAACTAAGCCCAACATTTGTAAACCTGCACGCTCTACGCAGCGCTTGATGTTTTGTGCTGCGGCTACCTTTCCTGTAATAACATGAAAATCGGCTTCTAAGCGTGAACCATACATGCCAATTGGCTGCTTAGTTTTTATATTATTATCTACTACAAACTCCTGCGGCAATACGTGAATAATACGCTCTCCCGGCTCTAATGCCAGTTTGTGCATATCGTCTAACATATCTTTTACATGCAGATGCGTAATTTCTGTATCTGCTTTGGGCAGGGTATAAATGCCTCGGTTTTGGCGGCTGGCAATATGCTGCCCGGCTATACCAACATATACTACTTTAATTTCTACCCCGGAACTTTTTTGTGCCTCTTCTACTGCTTTCTTAATGGCTTCGGTGGTGGTTTGTATGTTATATACTTCGCCACGTTGCACACCTCCATTAGAATCTGCACGTCCCATTCCTAAAATACGCAGTTTTCCAAAGCGATCGCGCTGTGCTACAATACATGCTATTTTAGTGGTGCCAATATCTAAACTGGCAACAATTGGATTTTCGTTGGTTTGTACTCCTTCCATAGTTTCTGCTGTTTGCATAGTCTTTTGTCTCTTTTCGTTTTTAGTTAATAGCTGCCGAAACGGTATCTGCTGCTATAGTTGCTTCTCGTTTTATACACACCACTTGGTTCTCAAATTTCACATTTAGTTTTGCGTAGGTACTCCATCCTTTGCGCGGCATTACATCTTTGTAAAAAGTCTTTAACCGTTGCAATTTTTTTTGTGCGTTTTTATGCGCAAAACCAAAAAGAACACTGTGGTTGCCCGATAGCGGTATTAGCTCTGCCTCTCCATTTTCATCAATCACTATTTGGTCTATAAAGGCATTTAAAAAAGAGTCTTTTTGTATTGCTGTAGCCAAGCCAAACAGTCCTTGTTGTATTATGCTGTCGCGATATACAGACTCGTTTAAATATACCTTACCTAATGCCAACGGAACACGTGCGGTAAAAGTAGAACACAGCGGCATGGTTTGGTTCTTATCGGTTAAATAATAACCCACACCATCGCTGTTAATTATCCTAAGAATGGGGCGCTTTTGCTTTATGCGTACTTGCAACTGCTGTGCTTGATTAAAAAACAACTCTGCACTATCTACAAAGGGCATTAACGCCACCTCTGCTTCCAATGTTTTAAGGTTAATTGCAGCCTTTTTTAAATGCTTTACCGAATCGCTGCAAACACGCTGTATGTTATCTACTACTTCTTTTTCGCTCAAAAAAGATAAGCCCGATTCATAATCAATACGT comes from the Chitinophagales bacterium genome and includes:
- the ftsA gene encoding cell division protein FtsA, producing the protein MEGVQTNENPIVASLDIGTTKIACIVAQRDRFGKLRILGMGRADSNGGVQRGEVYNIQTTTEAIKKAVEEAQKSSGVEIKVVYVGIAGQHIASRQNRGIYTLPKADTEITHLHVKDMLDDMHKLALEPGERIIHVLPQEFVVDNNIKTKQPIGMYGSRLEADFHVITGKVAAAQNIKRCVERAGLQMLGLVLEPLASSASVLKAEEMEAGVALVDIGGGTTDIAIFEDGIIRHTAVIPFAGDIVTQDIKNDCQVLRSQAEKLKVRFGCAIAQEAQEHEVIKIQGIAGHDMKEITMRSLAHIIQCRMEEIFAAVHFEIRNSGLQNNLIGGIVVTGGGSQMMHLKQLVEYVTGYPARIGRPTEHIAKDTKDELKNPMYATGLGLVLKGYEALAEDEENKANKKKTPAVVVEENSTPIAAPIQEEPKVPSPPKRKGDKWWTKLNNDIKEWFADTDVNKDFD